The following nucleotide sequence is from Arvicola amphibius chromosome 1, mArvAmp1.2, whole genome shotgun sequence.
TTTGATTTGGAAGTAGTAAAACCAGCAGTCTTTGCATGGGGGAAGGAAATAGATTGTGGAGATGGAAGTAGGGGAAGAGTCTAATATGCTACTAGCATTAAACAGTAATTGGTCTCTAAGAACTCCAGTATCTAGCTCTCACCTCTGTTGAACTTTTTTTCGGAAGGGATTGCTGAATGAAGTTGGGTAACAGgaatgtgtatgtattatgtatattttatgtttacttttatttggGTGAGGGAAAAGAAAGTTAATGAGTAACAataattttaatctgtttcttcaAGGCAAAAGGATGCACGTGCAGTTGTCCACCAGCCGACTTAGGACTGCGCCCGGGATGGGAGACCAGAGCGGCTGCTATCGGTGCGGGAAAGAAGGACACTGGTCCAAAGAGTGCCCAGTAGACCGTACAGGGCGCGTGGCAGACTTTACTGAACAGTACAATGAACAATATGGAGCAGTGCGCACACCCTATACCATGGGTTATGGGGAATCCGTCTATTACAACGATGCCTACGGAGCACTTGACTACTATAAGCGCTACCGGGTCCGATCTTACGAAGCTGTGGCAGCAGCGGCTGCAGCTTCTGCATACAATTATGCAGAGCAGACTATGTCTCATCTTCCTCAAGTCCAGAGCTCGGCTGTACCCACTCACCTCAACTCCACTTCTGTTGACCCCTATGACAGACACCTATTGCAGAACTCCGGCTCAGCTGCCACCTCAGTAGCCATGGCTGCTGCTGCCCCTTCCTCCTATTATGGAAGGGACAGAAGCCCACTACGTCGGAATGCAGCTGTGCTCCCTACAGTTGGAGAGGGCTACGGTTATGGGCCAGAGAGTGAGATGTCTCAGGCTTCAGCAGCAACACGGAATTCTCTGTATGACATGGCCCGGTATGAGCGGGAGCAGTATGTGGACCGAGCACGGTACTCAGCCTTTTAAAAACTGGAGGTGAGAGTGGGGTGGATATGGTTGACATTTACATCTAGTTCCCTACAAGAGACCTTTGCTTCACTGAGGAGCCAGAGGACCAAACCACCATACCCAAAATGCACAAATTACATGTTTTCAGTATTTCCCGTAGTTTAGGCCACAGGTTTATTTGGCCTGTTGAAGAATTAGTATGATTCCAATGTGTTACTTCTGAAATAGGAACAAACTCGGTTATTgagaatattatttaaaaagttgtatacaagccaggcaatggtggcacatgcctttaatcctggtactgcggaaacagaggcaggtagatctctgagttcaaggccagcctgtacatagtgagttccgggatagctggggctacacagagaaaccctgtctcgaaaaaaaaagggaaaaaaaaaaaggttgtaaGCCggcattgggggaggggagctaacATATACTGGCCCTTTGTTGTATAGACAGCGATTTCCTCACCAGGAAAGAACTAAGTCTTAGAGTGTATCAGCACTTCGCCTGTGATAATCTGGTAAATGAGAGGTAGAGCCAAAATTCAGACTGGGACCTGTTAAATTCACTCTTTCCAGGCAGGCGGtattggcacacgcctttactccc
It contains:
- the LOC119817429 gene encoding RNA-binding protein 4B, with amino-acid sequence MVKLFIGNLPREATEQEIRSLFEQYGKVLECDIIKNYGFVHIEDKTAAEDAIRNLHHYKLHGVNINVEASKNKSKASTKLHVGNISPTCTNQELRAKFEEYGPVIECDIVKDYAFVHMERAEDAVEAIRGLDNTEFQGKRMHVQLSTSRLRTAPGMGDQSGCYRCGKEGHWSKECPVDRTGRVADFTEQYNEQYGAVRTPYTMGYGESVYYNDAYGALDYYKRYRVRSYEAVAAAAAASAYNYAEQTMSHLPQVQSSAVPTHLNSTSVDPYDRHLLQNSGSAATSVAMAAAAPSSYYGRDRSPLRRNAAVLPTVGEGYGYGPESEMSQASAATRNSLYDMARYEREQYVDRARYSAF